One Salvia splendens isolate huo1 chromosome 12, SspV2, whole genome shotgun sequence genomic window carries:
- the LOC121759562 gene encoding DEAD-box ATP-dependent RNA helicase 5-like encodes MAGPKNQQIEAAIMQDTDSKLRKKNKNKQKRKIEEPDAEDVEIDQNAVLEAGSTEISKKKKKKKKKKGDGKEEISLNGSGEESIKKNKKKSKEGEGVSEVKLAETAQEEVIDGSGVVVSGKNVNESRYKALDSFTESGLPDEVLECCKAFNKPSPIQAHSWPFLLDGRDLIGIAATGSGKTLAFGIPAIRHVLNKRKSNASKKVYPRCLVLSPTRELAQQIADVLCDAGKPSGVRSICIYGGTSKGPQISTLKAGVDIVIGTPGRLKDLIEMGVCCLNEVSFVVLDEADRMLDMGFEPEVRSILSQTCSVRQMVMFSATWLPAVHQLAQEFMDPNPVKVVVGSEDLAANHDVMQIVEVLDERARDERLQNLLEKYHKSRKNRVLVFVLYKKEASRVESMLHRRGWKAVSISGDKAQSARTQALSQFKDGSCPLLIATDVAARGLDIPDVEVVINYSFPLTTEDYVHRIGRTGRAGKKGVAHTFFTKENKGLSGELVNVLREAKQVVPEELLKFGTHVKKKESKLYGAHFREIDSNAPKATKITFDDSDED; translated from the exons ATGGCTGGCCCAAAGAATCAGCAAATTGAAGCAGCCATCATGCAAGATACCGATTCCAAGCTTCGCAAGAAGAACAAGAACAAGCAGAAGAGAAAAATCGAAGAGCCTGATGCCGAAGATGTAGAAATTGATCAAAACGCAGTTTTGGAAGCTGGCTCCACGGAAAtctcgaagaagaagaagaagaagaagaagaagaagggagaTGGCAAAGAGGAGATTTCTTTGAATGGCTCAGGCGAAGAATCAattaagaagaataagaaaaagaGCAAGGAGGGAGAAGGTGTGAGTGAGGTGAAACTTGCAGAGACTGCACAAGAGGAGGTGATAGATGGTAGTGGCGTCGTGGTGTCTGGAAAGAATGTCAATGAATCGAGATACAAGGCTCTGGATTCGTTTACTGAGTCGGGGCTTCCTGATGAGGTGTTGGAATGCTGCAAGGCATTCAATAAGCCGTCGCCGATTCAAGCTCATTCGTGGCCTTTTCTGCTCGACGGCCGCGATCTCATTGGAATTGCTGCCACGGGGTCTG GTAAAACGCTTGCATTTGGGATCCCTGCTATTAGGCACGTTTTGAACAAGCGAAAGAGTAATGCCTCGAAGAAAGTGTATCCACGCTGTCTTGTTCTTTCACCTACAAGGGAGTTGGCTCAACAA ATTGCAGATGTTTTATGTGATGCTGGAAAGCCTAGTGGAGTGCGATCAATTTGCATATATGGAGGAACTTCCAAAGGACCCCAGATATCTACTCTGAAAGCTGGGGTG GATATTGTTATTGGGACACCTGGCCGTCTTAAAGACTTGATCGAAATGGGAGTGTGCTGCCTAAATGAGGTTTCCTTTGTG GTTCTAGATGAAGCTGATCGGATGCTTGACATGGGATTTGAACCGGAGGTTCGCTCGATTTTAAGTCAAACATGCTCTG TTCGCCAGATGGTAATGTTTAGTGCGACATGGCTTCCAGCTGTGCATCAACTAGCGCAGGAATTCATGGACCCAAACCCAGTTAAG GTGGTGGTGGGTTCGGAAGATTTAGCTGCCAATCATGATGTCATGCAAATAGTAGAG GTGTTGGATGAGCGAGCACGTGACGAACGTCTGCAGAATTTGCTGGAGAAGTATCACAAATCTAGAAA AAACAGagtgttggtttttgttttatACAAGAAAGAAGCATCTCGGGTGGAGAGTATGCTTCACAGAAG GGGCTGGAAAGCCGTTTCTATAAGTGGGGACAAAGCACAAAGTGCAAGAACACAAGCCTTGTCACAGTTTAAGGATGGAAGCTGTCCTCTATTG ATTGCAACTGATGTTGCTGCTCGAGGATTGGATATTCCTGATGTTGAAGTCGTTATCAATTATAGTTTTCCTCTCACGACTGAGGATTATGTGCACAGAATTGGTCGAACTGGAAGAGCTGGTAAGAAGGGAGTGGCTCATACGTTCTTTACAAAGGAAAATAAG GGCCTTTCTGGGGAGCTGGTGAATGTTCTCAGAGAAGCTAAGCAAGTTGTACCTGAAGAGCTGCTGAAATTCGGGACTCATGTCAAGAAAAAG GAATCCAAGCTATACGGCGCCCACTTTAGAGAAATCGACTCCAATGCTCCCAAAGCTACCAAGATAACATTCGATGATTCTGATGAAgattga